From Oncorhynchus tshawytscha isolate Ot180627B linkage group LG27, Otsh_v2.0, whole genome shotgun sequence, a single genomic window includes:
- the LOC112234851 gene encoding GTPase IMAP family member 8-like, with product MATKDSSTCDLKVILLGGRNSGKSEVGNVLLDREEFVIKERTTCSRRVGEVAGGWVTVVDTPGWWCDFKVQDTPQLVKREIVRSVSLCTPGPHIFLIVIKTHSVFCEKRRRAVEEHLALLSERVWSHCMVVFTCSDWPGHMHMEQQVKRGGTAPLWLVEKCSHRYHCLNLKSGPGGNQVTELFRKMQRLVTENSDSCFKMEGLLLQEVEEKKRIVEQRAQQRLMKMQKQRSLLNGESCHLSDIRVVLLGARGSGKSSAGNTILGQGGSFQVRRRTAQCMVGAGDVAGRQVTVVDTPGWWMNYFSQDSPVFDRQEIVCSVSLCSPGPHALLLMVRVDRSFTETNRRAVQEHLELITDTVWAHIIVLFNFGDWLGDTTIEQHIESEGEALQWLVEKCGNRYHVLNNRSNSGFQVTELMRKIEELMSCNSSCYCKIEGGILQELEEKRREEQKRAGERLTSRQKQRETARSLLGELYCPSELRIMLLSGRNTGRSSAGNTILGREHFKVGCHATDCVEGQGKVRGETVTVLDPPGWLSVGPGSLMSPSASGVTVVLVVVNVSSSFSHTVWRTAEKHLEALGENVWNRTMVLFTFGDWLGDTTIEQRIESEGEPLQRLVEKCGNRYHVLDSKNQGTGAQVTDLLQKIEEMLVEERLEVLRRREQVGKSLTVMQEPEMDGVMGEGIEVLVANHTDAPFHDACEVASSEDLLTPDDSGAPDFGGQELAPPEASGGWWTEANHSILDVEGFLSSMASVLQGNQEGLLWNMGGRQTLVVTLPDCLHIGPTQSHHLRWNGQNGRKPVTLLSPGHQALLLVQQPKEPERMLVKNQEDIVDIQSLGHPRLRDRTLKEIARTGGMQSLIVQWGNSNLEELESFIDSYFQMVWKKTMGSFIVEEEDCLTSNSPELNDVGEDLVNNGDQEVLSSIDKKLSKLDLLEGMQRDLLDLRQSLDRSCDIIQELSDKSKATQKPAVPSDAGEAEVEESC from the exons ATGGCAACCAAAGATTCATCAACATGTG ACCTGAAAGTTATCCTTCTTGGCGGCAGAAACTCTGGGAAGAGCGAAGTGGGCAATGTGCTGCTGGACAGGGAGGAGTTTGTCATCAAGGAGCGGACTACGTGCTCTaggagggtgggagaggtggCAGGTGGGTGGGTTACTGTGGTGGACACACCTGGCTGGTGGTGTGACTTCAAGGTGCAGGACACGCCTCAGCTGGTGAAAAGGGAGATAGTGCGCAGTGTCTCTCTGTGCACCCCAGGACCCCATATTTTCCTTATTGTCATTAAGACACACTCAGTGTTCTGTGAGAAGCGTCGCAGGGCTGTAGAGGAGCACCTGGCTCTCCTCAGTGAGAGAGTGTGGAGTCACTGTATGGTCGTCTTCACCTGCAGTGACTGGCCTGGACACATGCACATGGAGCAGCAAGTCAAGAGAGGAGGCACGGCCCCCCTGTGGCTGGTGGAGAAATGCAGTCATAGGTATCACTGCCTCAACTTGAAGAGTGGACCAGGTGGAAATCAGGTCACAGAGCTGTTCAGGAAGATGCAGAGACTGGTGACAGAAAATAGTGACAGCTGTTTTAAAATGGAGGGACTGCTTTTACAAGAGGTGGAGGAAAAGAAGAGGATAGTGGAGCAAAGGGCTCAGCAGAGATTGATGAAAATGCAGAAACAGAGATCTCTGCTCAATG GGGAGTCATGTCATCTCTCCGATATCAGAGTCGTGCTGCTTGGAGCTCGGGGCTCAGGGAAGAGTTCAGCAGGAAACACCATCCTGGGTCAAGGAGGAAGCTTTCAGGTCAGAAGGAGAACAGCGCAATGCATGGTGGGAGCAGGGGATGTTGCCGGGAGACAAGTCACTGTGGTGGACACTCCAGGCTGGTGGATGAATTACTTCTCTCAGGATAGTCCTGTTTTTGACAGACAGgagatagtgtgtagtgtatCTCTTTGCTCCCCTGGTCCACATGCCCTCCTGCTGATGGTGCGTGTGGACCGGTCCTTCACAGAGACCAACAGGAGAGCTGTGCAGGAGCACCTAGAGCTCATCACAGACACAGTCTGGGCTCACATCATCGTCCTGTTCAACTTTGGGGACTGGCTGGGAGACACAACCATCGAGCAGCACATTGAGAGTGAGGGGGAGGCCCTCCAGTGGCTTGTGGAGAAGTGTGGCAACAGGTATCATGTCCTCAACAATAGAAGCAACTCAGGATTTCAGGTTACGGAACTGATGAGAAAGATTGAGGAACTGATGTCATGCAACAGCAGTTGTTACTGTAAGATTGAGGGTGGGATTCTGCAGGagttggaggagaagaggagggaagaacaGAAAAGAGCAGGGGAGAGACTGACGAGCAGGCAGAAACAAAGAGAGACTGCTAGATCTCTATTAG GGGAGCTCTACTGTCCCTCAGAGCTGAGAATAATGCTGCTGAGTGGCCGCAACACAGGCAGGAGCTCTGCTGGAAACACCATCCTGGGCAGAGAGCACTTTAAAGTAGGGTGCCATGCTACTGACTGTGTGGAAGGACAAGGAAAGGTCAGGGGTGAGACTGTGACAGTTTTAGACCCACCAGGCTGGCTGTCAGTGGGTCCTGGCTCCCTGATGTCTCCCTCAGCCTCTGGGGTAACTGTGGTCCTGGTGGTTGTGAATGTGAGCTCCTCCTTCAGCCACACTGTCTGGAGAACAGCAGAAAAACACCTGGAGGCACTCGGAGAAAACGTATGGAATAGAACCATGGTCCTATTCACCTTCGGGGACTGGCTGGGGGACACAACCATCGAGCAGCGCattgagagtgagggagagcccCTCCAGAGGCTTGTCGAGAAGTGTGGCAACAGATACCACGTGTTGGACAGTAAGAACCAGGGGACTGGTGCACAGGTCACTGACCTGCTACAGAAGATAGAGGAgatgctggtggaggagaggttggaggTTCTACGGAGAAGAGAACAGGTTGGGAAGAGTCTCACAGTGATGCAGGAGCCAGAGATGGATGGAGTGATGGGAGAGGGCATAGAGGTCCTTGTAGCAAACCACACAGATGCTCCCTTTCATGATG CATGTGAGGTGGCTAGTTCAGAGGACCTTCTAACCCCAGATGACTCAGGAGCCCCAGACTTTGGTGGACAGGAGTTGGCACCACCAGAGGCCAGCGGAGGATGGTGGACTGAAGCAAATCACTCCATCCTTGatgtggaggggtttctgtcCAGTATGGCCAGTGTGCTTCAGGGGAATCAGGAGGGGCTGCTGTGGAACATGGGGGGCAGACAGACGCTAGTGGTGACCCTCCCAGACTGTCTCCATATTGGACCTACTCAGAGCCATCATCTGAGATGGAATGGACAGAATGGTAGAAAACCGGTCACCCTGTTATCTCCAGGACACCAAGCTCTCCTCCTGGTCCAGCAACCCAAAGAACCAGAAAGAATGCTGGTGAAGAACCAGGAAGACATAGTGGATATACAGTCCCTTGGACACCCCAGGCTGAGGGACAGGACCCTCAAGGAGATTGCCAGAACAGGAGGCATGCAGTCCTTGATTGTCCAATGGGGGAACAGTAATTTGGAGGAGCTTGAATCCTTCATTGACTCCTATTTTCAAATGGTGTGGAAGAAAACCATGGGGTCTTtcatagtagaggaggaggactgtCTCACCAGCAACAGCCCAGAGCTGAATGATGTTGGGGAGGATCTTGTAAATAATGGTGACCAGGAGGTGCTGTCATCCATTGACAAGAAGCTGTCTAAGCTGGACCTCCTGGAAGGCATGCAGAGAGACTTGCTGGACCTCAGACAGAGTCTGGATCGCAGCTGTGACATCATACAGGAACTCAGTGACAAAAGTAAAGCAACACAGAAGCCTGCTGTTCCCTCTGATGCAGGGGAGGCAGAAGTGGAGGAAAGTTGCTAG
- the LOC112234853 gene encoding migration and invasion enhancer 1-like: MGVQVKVEYCGGUGYEPRYQELARVVTAEFTEAEVSGFVGRQGSFEIEINGQVVFSKLETSGFPYEDDIMDAIQNAHDGKPVEKITKSRPPCVIL, from the exons ATGGGTGTGCAAGTCAAAGTCGAATACTG CGGTGGATGAGGGTACGAGCCCCGCTATCAGGAGCTCGCGCGGGTTGTCACCGCGGAATTCACTGAAGCGGAAGTGTCGGGCTTCGTAGGAAGGCAAG GCAGTTTTGAGATTGAGATCAATGGGCAAGTAGTTTTCTCCAAGCTCGAAACAAGCGGCTTCCCATATGAAGACGAC ATCATGGACGCTATACAGAACGCCCATGATGGCAAGCCAGTGGAGAAGATCACCAAGAGCCGCCCGCCTTGTGTCATCCTGTag